In Halopelagius longus, the following proteins share a genomic window:
- the dacZ gene encoding diadenylate cyclase produces the protein MAALPDLLGDIVENVDGLFLFSPSSSFYERFVEADPDVPVVVVAPENVVDAETYVQLPLEFDNVRDRIRFGVEGAMEHGLVEDGDAVACSVSVFDGDIDSVIRVRVSEGMRSGIFDLFANSRADPSVIRDVFEVAIELGKKGQKGKPVGALFVVGDAGKVMNKSRPLSYNPFEKSHVHVGDPIVNVMLKEFSRLDGAFVISDSGKIVSAYRYLEPSAEGVDIPKGLGARHMSGAAITRDTNATSIVLSESDGLVRAFKGGKMILEIDPEGH, from the coding sequence ATGGCGGCCTTACCGGACCTCCTCGGAGATATCGTCGAGAACGTGGACGGGTTGTTCCTGTTCTCCCCCAGCAGTTCGTTCTACGAACGCTTCGTCGAAGCGGACCCCGACGTACCGGTGGTGGTCGTCGCACCGGAGAACGTCGTGGACGCCGAGACGTACGTCCAACTCCCCTTGGAGTTCGACAACGTCCGCGACAGAATCCGCTTCGGCGTCGAGGGCGCGATGGAGCACGGACTCGTCGAAGACGGCGACGCCGTCGCCTGTAGCGTCTCGGTGTTCGACGGCGACATCGATTCGGTCATCCGCGTCCGCGTCAGCGAGGGGATGCGCTCGGGCATCTTCGACCTGTTCGCGAACTCCCGCGCGGACCCGAGCGTCATCCGCGACGTGTTCGAGGTGGCGATAGAACTCGGGAAGAAGGGCCAGAAGGGCAAGCCCGTCGGCGCACTGTTCGTCGTCGGCGACGCCGGCAAGGTGATGAACAAGTCCCGACCGCTCTCGTACAACCCCTTCGAGAAGTCCCACGTCCACGTCGGCGACCCCATCGTGAACGTGATGCTCAAGGAGTTCTCCCGCCTCGACGGCGCGTTCGTCATCTCCGATTCGGGGAAGATAGTCAGCGCGTACCGCTACCTCGAACCGTCCGCCGAGGGCGTCGACATCCCCAAGGGTCTCGGCGCGCGCCACATGTCCGGCGCGGCTATCACCCGCGACACGAACGCCACGTCCATCGTCCTTTCCGAGTCCGACGGCCTCGTCCGGGCGTTCAAGGGCGGGAAGATGATTCTCGAAATCGACCCGGAGGGACACTGA
- a CDS encoding mechanosensitive ion channel family protein, giving the protein MVRGTLAQAGTGGGSVLGELFDSVPQDAWLALGVLVVGVVIAFILGSLTRRVLDGLGIPEAIEGTAFERTARDFDTSTVELLGWLVRYFVIGVAVLAALSLSDVNYANQFWSRVVGFLPMLFFAVVILIIGILVGDKVELLITERLRGVKLPQIGIIPAIAKYTIFFLATLIALSQVRVATEALVVALAAYLFALVVFAAIAFADLLKSGAAGTFLLLNQPYAIGDRIRVGETAGIVQEVDLFVTHIETDDEEYILPNRKVFEEGIVRVRS; this is encoded by the coding sequence ATGGTCCGGGGGACACTCGCACAGGCCGGGACGGGCGGCGGGTCCGTCCTCGGAGAACTGTTCGACTCCGTCCCGCAGGACGCGTGGTTGGCGCTCGGCGTCCTCGTCGTCGGCGTGGTTATCGCCTTCATCCTCGGGTCTCTCACCCGTCGCGTCCTCGACGGACTCGGCATCCCGGAGGCCATCGAGGGAACCGCCTTCGAGCGAACCGCGCGCGACTTCGACACCTCGACGGTAGAGCTGTTGGGATGGCTCGTCCGCTACTTCGTCATCGGCGTCGCGGTGTTGGCCGCCCTGTCGCTGTCGGACGTGAACTACGCGAACCAGTTCTGGAGCCGCGTCGTCGGGTTCCTCCCGATGCTGTTCTTCGCGGTGGTCATCCTCATCATCGGCATCCTCGTCGGCGACAAGGTGGAACTGCTCATCACGGAGCGACTGCGCGGCGTCAAACTCCCGCAGATAGGCATCATCCCGGCCATCGCCAAGTACACCATCTTCTTTCTGGCGACGCTCATCGCCCTCTCGCAGGTTCGGGTGGCCACCGAGGCGTTGGTCGTCGCCCTCGCGGCGTACCTCTTCGCCCTCGTGGTGTTCGCCGCGATAGCGTTCGCGGACCTGCTGAAGTCGGGGGCCGCCGGGACGTTCCTCCTCCTGAACCAACCGTACGCGATAGGCGACCGGATTCGCGTCGGCGAGACGGCGGGCATCGTCCAAGAGGTTGACCTGTTCGTCACCCACATCGAGACGGACGACGAGGAGTACATCCTCCCGAACCGGAAGGTGTTCGAGGAAGGCATCGTCCGCGTTCGGTCGTGA
- a CDS encoding sensor histidine kinase, whose amino-acid sequence MDGSDDGAAEGELDEEVYRRAFRSTEAPAVIADPDFVIRDINRGGLDFLGYELDDVVGQPLTVISGDDDVSAEILDSLSRGERWRGQFAVETRNGRNVYGTGSASPIVVDGETKGIVAVFVDTTKQRQYENAAEVLNRLLRHDLRNELNIMYGHIQRAQSAAESPAADESLERARDKIVDIVHKTERARDLRDLLEKSHSASNRPVRLDIVLNNKLVEVMHEYDEAEYEFEVFPEVTVVADDLLPAAVEAVLENAVTHNDAETPRIEVSVDVGDGDVVVSVADNGPGVPESQRDLIFGREEFDQLHHGTGISLFFADSVLSGYNGDIWVEGNDPRGAVFKIRLERP is encoded by the coding sequence GTGGACGGGAGCGACGACGGGGCGGCCGAGGGGGAACTCGACGAGGAGGTGTACCGCAGGGCGTTCCGAAGCACGGAAGCGCCCGCGGTCATCGCCGACCCGGACTTCGTGATACGTGACATCAACCGCGGCGGACTGGATTTTCTGGGGTACGAACTGGACGACGTCGTCGGCCAACCGCTGACGGTCATCTCCGGCGACGACGACGTCTCCGCGGAGATTCTCGACTCCCTCTCGCGGGGGGAACGGTGGCGCGGACAGTTCGCCGTCGAGACGCGCAACGGGCGCAACGTCTACGGCACCGGGTCCGCCTCGCCCATCGTCGTCGACGGCGAGACGAAAGGTATCGTCGCCGTCTTCGTCGATACGACGAAGCAACGCCAGTACGAGAACGCGGCGGAGGTGTTGAATCGGCTGCTCAGACACGACCTGCGCAACGAACTCAACATCATGTACGGACACATCCAACGCGCGCAGTCCGCCGCCGAATCTCCCGCCGCCGACGAGAGCCTCGAACGCGCGCGAGACAAAATCGTGGATATCGTCCACAAGACCGAACGCGCCCGCGACCTGCGGGACTTACTGGAGAAGTCCCACTCGGCTTCGAACCGGCCGGTCAGACTCGATATCGTCCTCAACAACAAGCTGGTCGAGGTGATGCACGAGTACGACGAGGCCGAGTACGAGTTCGAGGTGTTCCCGGAGGTCACCGTCGTCGCAGACGACCTGCTCCCGGCGGCCGTCGAGGCCGTCCTGGAAAACGCCGTCACGCACAACGACGCGGAGACGCCGCGGATCGAGGTGTCGGTGGACGTGGGAGACGGCGACGTCGTCGTCTCCGTCGCGGACAACGGCCCGGGCGTCCCCGAGTCGCAACGCGACCTCATCTTCGGCCGCGAGGAGTTCGACCAACTCCACCACGGCACCGGAATCAGCCTCTTTTTCGCGGACAGCGTTCTCAGCGGCTACAACGGCGACATCTGGGTCGAGGGCAACGACCCCCGCGGAGCCGTCTTCAAAATCCGGCTCGAACGGCCCTGA
- a CDS encoding acyltransferase, protein MSDESDGTGADPAGRRHHRVTTHPTPGPLNSLRHWTDAKPLWRVTLNYLLVWVARVAPFFWLKNWALGRLGVTVGRGVSWGLEATPDVFWPELITLGDHAVVGYDSVILCHEFLQDEYRTGEVVIGDRAMIGAKAVILPGVHVGEGAQVAANSLVTRDVPPNTTVAGVPARPMGESDGDDSGDAERE, encoded by the coding sequence GTGAGCGACGAGAGCGACGGGACGGGCGCGGACCCCGCGGGGCGACGACACCACCGGGTGACGACGCACCCGACGCCGGGACCGCTGAACTCCCTGCGACACTGGACGGACGCAAAGCCCCTCTGGCGCGTGACGCTGAACTACCTGCTCGTGTGGGTGGCCCGCGTCGCACCGTTCTTCTGGCTGAAAAACTGGGCGCTGGGACGCCTCGGCGTCACCGTCGGCCGCGGCGTCTCGTGGGGACTTGAGGCCACCCCGGACGTGTTCTGGCCCGAACTCATCACCCTCGGCGACCACGCCGTCGTCGGCTACGATTCGGTGATTCTCTGCCACGAGTTCCTGCAGGACGAGTACCGGACGGGCGAGGTGGTTATCGGCGACAGGGCGATGATAGGCGCGAAGGCGGTCATCCTTCCGGGCGTCCACGTCGGCGAGGGCGCGCAGGTGGCCGCGAACTCCCTCGTCACGCGGGACGTGCCGCCGAATACGACCGTCGCGGGCGTTCCGGCGCGGCCGATGGGCGAAAGCGACGGGGACGACTCTGGAGACGCAGAACGCGAGTGA
- the purD gene encoding phosphoribosylamine--glycine ligase — protein MTETALLVGGGGREHAIARALTADSECELYACASNRNPGIASLAAGFEQISETAAEDIVAYAEDVGADVAVVGPESALEAGVADALDDAGVYTFGPKAEEARIETDKAFQRRFMEEEGIPGCPDFAVFEDVEEACEYIDEYDGDLAVKPAGLTGGKGVKVTGDQVTKAEAKEYLRESEYEEIVLEERLVGEEFTVQAFVANGEVHPTPAVQDHKRAYEGDEGPNTGGMGSYTDASPQLPFMTGDDYADAVEVLEATIEALPDYKGVLYGQFMLTAEGVKVIEFNARFGDPEAMNTLPVLETSFLDVVTAARDGEEIPQLEFAGKATVCKYAVPEGYPTDPDSGATVTVDEENVGEALLFYASVDAREDGIYTTTSRSFAVVGVADSIEEAEKQAEEGLAAAGEGVRIRHDIGKPELVEKRIDHVAELRGE, from the coding sequence ATGACCGAGACTGCGCTCCTCGTCGGCGGCGGCGGCCGAGAACACGCGATAGCCCGCGCACTGACCGCGGATTCAGAGTGCGAACTGTACGCCTGCGCGAGCAACCGAAACCCCGGCATCGCCTCGCTCGCGGCCGGATTCGAGCAGATTTCGGAGACGGCGGCCGAGGACATCGTCGCCTATGCCGAGGACGTCGGCGCAGACGTGGCCGTCGTCGGCCCCGAGTCCGCACTGGAGGCGGGCGTGGCCGACGCCTTGGACGACGCGGGCGTCTACACGTTCGGCCCGAAGGCCGAAGAGGCCCGCATCGAGACGGACAAGGCGTTCCAACGGCGGTTCATGGAGGAGGAGGGTATCCCCGGATGCCCCGACTTCGCCGTCTTCGAGGACGTCGAGGAGGCGTGCGAGTACATCGACGAGTACGACGGCGACTTGGCGGTCAAGCCCGCGGGTCTGACGGGGGGGAAGGGCGTGAAGGTGACCGGCGACCAAGTGACGAAGGCGGAGGCCAAGGAGTACCTCCGCGAGTCGGAGTACGAGGAGATAGTCCTCGAAGAACGACTCGTCGGCGAGGAGTTCACCGTCCAAGCGTTCGTGGCGAACGGCGAAGTCCATCCGACGCCCGCGGTGCAGGACCACAAGCGCGCTTACGAGGGCGACGAGGGGCCGAACACCGGCGGCATGGGCAGTTACACCGACGCCTCGCCGCAGTTGCCGTTCATGACCGGCGACGACTACGCCGACGCCGTCGAGGTTCTGGAGGCGACGATAGAGGCCCTCCCCGACTACAAGGGCGTCCTCTACGGGCAGTTCATGCTCACCGCCGAGGGCGTGAAGGTCATCGAGTTCAACGCCCGGTTCGGCGACCCGGAGGCGATGAACACCCTGCCCGTCCTCGAGACGTCGTTCCTCGACGTGGTGACGGCGGCCCGGGACGGCGAGGAGATTCCGCAACTGGAGTTCGCGGGGAAGGCCACCGTCTGTAAGTACGCCGTCCCCGAGGGCTACCCGACGGACCCCGACTCGGGCGCGACGGTGACGGTGGACGAGGAGAACGTCGGCGAGGCGCTACTGTTCTACGCCAGCGTGGACGCCCGCGAGGACGGCATCTACACGACCACCTCGCGGTCCTTCGCCGTCGTCGGCGTCGCCGATTCCATCGAGGAGGCCGAGAAGCAGGCCGAGGAGGGACTCGCCGCCGCGGGCGAGGGCGTCCGCATCCGCCACGACATCGGCAAACCCGAACTCGTCGAAAAGCGCATCGACCACGTGGCCGAGCTCCGCGGCGAGTAA
- a CDS encoding thioredoxin domain-containing protein, giving the protein MSDVLGRNRLDDEESPYLRQHADNPVNWQPWDDDALEVAREEDKPIFLSVGYSACHWCHVMAEESFEDEEVASVLNESFVPIKVDREERPDLDRIYQTICQLVTGGGGWPLSVWLTPEGRPFYVGTYFPKEERADRGNVPGFLDLLRSFAESWETDREEIENRADQWTDALRDNLETTPEASGDAPGEEILGTVAAAAVRGADREYGGFGSGGPKFPQARRVESLLRTYVRTGDETAMDVATQTLDAMAGGGLYDHVGGGFHRYATDREWTVPHFEKMLYDNAELPRVYVAAHRLTGREDYAQVARGTFEFVRRELRHPDGGFYSTLDARSGGEEGTFYVWTPEQVHEALDDETTADLFCDRFGVTESGNFEDGTTVLTVSASFEQLAEEYDLSAEEVADRLHEARQTLFEAREDRVRPARDEKVLAGWNGLMISSLAEGGLVLGDEYVELAEDALSFVRDHLWDPEERRLARRYKDGDVKGDGYLEDYAFLARGAFDLYQATGDAEYLAFALDLTRTLEEQFYDESAGTLYMTPAEGESLVTRPQELQDQSTPSSVGVAASLLLDLDAFAPEADFASVAGAVVDTHGDRIRGRPLEHVSLAFAAEKRALGGTELVVAAEALPESWRETLADRYVPDTVLSVRPPTDDELGPWLDSLGLSDAPPVWKGREARDGEPTVYACEGRTCSAPAHSVEEALSWLEGGADDADVSLDDVDDIDL; this is encoded by the coding sequence ATGAGCGACGTTCTCGGGCGAAATCGGCTGGACGACGAAGAGAGTCCGTACCTCCGCCAGCACGCGGACAACCCCGTGAACTGGCAACCGTGGGACGACGACGCACTCGAAGTCGCCCGCGAGGAGGACAAGCCCATCTTCCTCTCGGTGGGCTACTCCGCCTGCCACTGGTGTCACGTGATGGCCGAGGAGAGCTTCGAAGACGAGGAGGTGGCGTCCGTCCTCAACGAGTCGTTCGTCCCGATAAAGGTCGACAGGGAGGAGCGACCCGACTTGGACCGCATCTACCAGACCATCTGCCAACTCGTCACCGGCGGCGGCGGGTGGCCCCTCTCGGTGTGGTTGACGCCGGAGGGCAGGCCGTTCTACGTGGGGACGTACTTCCCGAAGGAGGAACGCGCAGACAGGGGGAACGTCCCCGGGTTCTTGGACCTCCTGCGCTCGTTCGCGGAGTCGTGGGAGACGGACCGCGAGGAGATAGAGAACCGCGCCGACCAGTGGACCGACGCGCTACGGGACAACCTCGAGACGACGCCCGAGGCATCCGGCGACGCGCCGGGCGAGGAGATTCTCGGCACCGTCGCGGCGGCGGCGGTTCGCGGCGCGGACCGCGAGTACGGCGGGTTCGGCTCCGGCGGCCCGAAGTTCCCGCAGGCCCGCCGCGTCGAATCGCTCCTCCGGACGTACGTCCGAACCGGCGACGAGACGGCGATGGACGTGGCGACGCAGACGCTCGATGCGATGGCCGGCGGCGGCCTCTACGACCACGTCGGCGGCGGCTTCCACCGCTACGCCACCGACCGCGAGTGGACCGTCCCGCACTTCGAGAAGATGCTGTACGACAACGCGGAACTGCCGCGTGTCTACGTCGCCGCGCACCGACTCACCGGTCGCGAGGACTACGCGCAGGTGGCCCGCGGCACCTTCGAGTTCGTCCGGCGCGAACTCCGCCACCCCGACGGCGGGTTCTACAGCACCTTAGACGCCAGAAGCGGCGGCGAGGAGGGGACGTTCTACGTCTGGACGCCCGAGCAGGTTCACGAGGCACTCGACGACGAGACGACGGCCGACCTGTTCTGCGACCGGTTCGGCGTCACGGAGTCGGGCAACTTCGAGGACGGGACGACGGTACTGACGGTGTCGGCGTCCTTCGAGCAACTCGCCGAAGAGTACGACCTCTCGGCCGAGGAGGTAGCCGACAGACTCCACGAGGCGCGACAGACGCTGTTCGAGGCGCGCGAGGACCGCGTCAGGCCCGCGCGCGACGAGAAAGTGCTCGCGGGGTGGAACGGCCTGATGATATCCTCGCTGGCGGAGGGCGGACTCGTCCTCGGCGACGAGTACGTCGAACTCGCGGAAGACGCCCTCTCGTTCGTCCGCGACCACCTCTGGGACCCGGAAGAGAGGCGACTCGCCCGGCGCTACAAGGACGGCGACGTGAAGGGCGACGGCTACCTCGAAGACTACGCCTTCCTCGCCCGCGGCGCGTTCGACCTGTATCAAGCGACGGGCGACGCCGAGTACCTCGCGTTCGCCCTCGACCTGACGCGCACGTTAGAAGAGCAGTTCTACGACGAGTCGGCGGGGACGCTGTACATGACGCCCGCCGAGGGCGAGTCGCTCGTCACCCGCCCGCAGGAACTCCAGGACCAGTCCACGCCGTCGAGCGTCGGCGTCGCCGCGTCGCTCCTCCTCGATTTGGACGCCTTCGCTCCCGAGGCGGACTTCGCGTCCGTCGCCGGGGCCGTCGTCGACACCCACGGCGACCGGATTCGCGGCCGACCGCTCGAACACGTCTCGCTCGCGTTCGCGGCAGAGAAGCGCGCCCTCGGTGGGACGGAACTCGTCGTCGCCGCGGAGGCGCTTCCGGAGTCGTGGCGCGAGACGCTGGCTGACCGCTACGTGCCCGACACCGTCCTCTCGGTTCGCCCGCCGACGGACGACGAACTCGGACCGTGGCTGGACAGCCTCGGCCTCTCCGACGCGCCGCCGGTGTGGAAGGGCCGGGAGGCGCGCGACGGCGAACCGACCGTCTACGCCTGCGAGGGGCGGACGTGCTCCGCGCCAGCCCACTCCGTCGAGGAGGCGTTGTCGTGGCTCGAAGGCGGCGCGGACGACGCGGACGTGTCGCTGGACGACGTGGACGACATCGACCTCTGA
- a CDS encoding thioredoxin family protein, with protein MADAESQTLETMEPNPMWDEESYEDAVETLSEDGLVFRVWGGDWCGDCRGQLPDFGAALDAAGVPEENVHHYPVEKVDDGSKVGPKVEEYGIELIPTVVVERDGEEVARFVEEEASPIAVYLADRLES; from the coding sequence ATGGCCGACGCCGAGTCACAGACGTTAGAGACGATGGAGCCGAACCCGATGTGGGACGAGGAGTCGTACGAGGACGCCGTCGAGACCCTCTCGGAGGACGGACTGGTGTTCCGGGTGTGGGGCGGCGACTGGTGCGGCGACTGCCGGGGGCAACTGCCCGACTTCGGGGCCGCACTCGACGCCGCGGGCGTCCCCGAGGAGAACGTCCACCACTACCCCGTCGAAAAGGTTGACGACGGGAGCAAGGTCGGACCGAAGGTGGAGGAGTACGGCATCGAACTCATCCCCACCGTCGTCGTCGAACGCGACGGCGAGGAGGTGGCGCGGTTCGTCGAGGAGGAGGCCTCCCCCATCGCCGTCTACCTCGCGGACCGACTCGAATCGTAA
- a CDS encoding PLP-dependent cysteine synthase family protein encodes MDASILETIGSPLVRVSSPPGALVAAKIESKNPGGSAKDRPALGMIEAAEREGAISPGDELVEPTSGNTGIGLSMAAASKGYDITIVMPSSKSPERREIMRAYGATIELVDGDISAAKDRADELEAEGMTQLRQFENPANPDAHYRTTAEEILEQVEGRSVDALVAGVGTGGTLSGIGRRLREEFPEMDIVAVEPEENAVLSTGESGDDDFQGMGPGFVSPNLDRDLVDGVETVSLDAAEAECRRLAREEGILVGQSSGASNIAARRVAERLADPDADCESDDAGPVVADGSGETLPDDDCPLVVTVFWDSGERYMSTGMFD; translated from the coding sequence ATGGACGCGAGTATCCTCGAGACCATCGGGTCGCCGTTGGTCCGAGTGTCGTCGCCGCCGGGGGCCCTCGTGGCGGCGAAGATAGAGTCGAAGAACCCCGGCGGCTCCGCGAAGGACCGCCCGGCCCTGGGGATGATAGAGGCCGCCGAACGCGAGGGGGCGATATCGCCCGGCGACGAACTGGTCGAACCGACGAGCGGAAACACCGGCATCGGTCTGTCGATGGCCGCCGCGAGCAAGGGCTACGACATCACCATCGTGATGCCGTCCTCGAAGTCGCCGGAGCGGCGCGAAATCATGCGCGCGTACGGCGCGACCATCGAACTCGTCGACGGCGACATCTCCGCCGCGAAGGACCGCGCCGACGAACTGGAGGCCGAGGGGATGACCCAACTGCGCCAGTTCGAGAACCCCGCGAACCCCGACGCCCACTACCGCACCACCGCCGAGGAGATTCTCGAACAGGTGGAGGGGCGGAGCGTCGACGCACTCGTCGCGGGCGTCGGCACCGGCGGCACCCTCTCGGGCATCGGGCGACGCCTCCGCGAGGAGTTCCCCGAGATGGACATCGTCGCCGTCGAACCCGAGGAGAACGCCGTCCTCTCGACGGGCGAGTCCGGCGACGACGACTTCCAAGGGATGGGACCGGGCTTCGTCAGCCCGAACCTCGACAGGGACCTCGTAGACGGCGTGGAGACGGTCTCCCTCGACGCCGCCGAGGCCGAGTGTCGCCGCCTCGCCCGCGAGGAGGGCATCCTCGTCGGGCAGTCCTCGGGCGCGTCGAACATCGCCGCCCGGCGCGTCGCCGAACGACTTGCCGACCCGGACGCCGACTGCGAGAGCGACGACGCAGGCCCCGTCGTCGCCGACGGGTCGGGCGAGACGCTCCCGGACGACGACTGCCCCCTCGTCGTCACCGTCTTCTGGGATAGCGGCGAGCGCTACATGTCCACCGGCATGTTCGACTGA
- a CDS encoding alpha/beta fold hydrolase, whose protein sequence is MAVPYGSESREVELDGLGLRYLTAGDSEDPVIVLLHGGGLDSASLSWKEVMPALAKDFRVVAPDLPGYGESDPPERTPTTDYYVRVLERFLPEIGVEDPVVVGVSMGGGVAVGYALEHADDVSALVAIDGYGLGGSVPGGVLSALVPRIPYLSDLSWRAVARSRTVAYFSVRAVVGYGNVSPTLVDEVYAEAQRNGGEAWRRFQRAEIGLRGPKTNYVDRLPDVSVPSLFVHGEDDRLVPQSWSVRAGSLVPDAEVRILPNCGHWPPREKPNRVNALIRLFLQSNMPVDM, encoded by the coding sequence ATGGCGGTTCCATACGGGTCCGAGTCGCGAGAAGTCGAACTCGACGGCCTCGGTCTCCGCTATCTGACGGCCGGCGACTCGGAAGACCCCGTCATCGTCCTCCTGCACGGCGGCGGCCTCGACAGCGCGTCGCTCTCCTGGAAGGAAGTCATGCCCGCCCTCGCGAAGGATTTCCGCGTCGTCGCGCCCGACCTGCCGGGGTACGGCGAGAGCGACCCGCCGGAACGGACGCCGACGACCGACTACTACGTGCGCGTGCTCGAACGGTTCCTCCCCGAAATCGGCGTCGAAGACCCCGTCGTCGTCGGCGTATCGATGGGCGGCGGCGTCGCCGTCGGGTACGCCCTCGAACACGCCGACGACGTGTCCGCGCTGGTCGCCATCGACGGGTACGGACTCGGCGGGTCGGTGCCCGGCGGCGTCCTGAGCGCACTCGTCCCGCGGATTCCGTACCTGAGCGACCTCTCGTGGCGGGCCGTCGCGCGGAGTCGCACCGTCGCGTACTTCTCGGTTCGGGCGGTGGTCGGGTACGGCAACGTCTCGCCGACGCTGGTGGACGAGGTGTACGCGGAGGCACAGCGGAACGGCGGGGAGGCGTGGCGGCGGTTCCAGCGGGCCGAAATCGGTCTGCGCGGGCCGAAGACGAACTACGTGGACCGACTGCCGGACGTGTCGGTTCCGTCGCTGTTCGTCCACGGCGAAGACGACAGGCTGGTCCCGCAGTCGTGGTCGGTCCGCGCGGGGTCTCTCGTTCCGGACGCGGAGGTACGCATCTTGCCGAACTGCGGCCACTGGCCGCCGCGCGAGAAGCCGAACCGCGTGAACGCGCTGATTCGCCTCTTCCTTCAGTCGAACATGCCGGTGGACATGTAG
- a CDS encoding DUF5804 family protein: MTRVCFVGAPEVNVQYELLSRETARAALSTYEIRQPFANSVAVDTVSVGAAVSLCNDLNWYLVRFVDTVLVREPSISDTEWLSRGLAEQVRDGEVRPEETKERLAVYGLEDGRLVEPMYVTRRPDGTVPTYDLRDVEETVVVRVSDDEFGR; encoded by the coding sequence GTGACGCGGGTTTGCTTCGTCGGGGCACCCGAGGTGAACGTCCAGTACGAACTCCTCTCCCGCGAGACGGCGCGGGCCGCCCTCTCGACGTACGAGATACGCCAGCCGTTCGCCAACTCCGTGGCCGTCGACACGGTGAGCGTCGGCGCCGCCGTCTCTCTCTGTAACGACCTCAACTGGTATCTCGTCCGCTTCGTCGATACGGTCCTCGTCCGCGAACCGAGCATCAGCGACACCGAGTGGCTCTCTCGCGGCCTCGCGGAACAGGTCCGCGACGGCGAGGTTCGCCCCGAGGAGACGAAGGAGCGACTCGCCGTCTACGGCCTCGAAGACGGCCGCCTCGTCGAACCGATGTACGTCACCCGGCGGCCCGACGGGACGGTGCCGACGTACGACCTCCGCGACGTGGAGGAGACGGTCGTCGTCCGCGTGAGCGACGACGAGTTCGGTCGGTAG
- a CDS encoding tRNA sulfurtransferase, producing the protein MTAEYGTVVNAENVVAVGYGDFGTKSSEVRAKMAERLAESVRAALADAGLSGTVERRWARILVETEEADSVAETIATLPGVVWARPAVLADATLDSVSDALRTLSTERGHGAEESFAVESRRVGPPSAHPFSSRDLKVEGGSAVQAETDAPVDLDDPDRTYRVEVRDDEAFVSAVQMDGPGGLPLGTQGRAVVLLSGGIDSPVAAWRMMRRGCSIVPVYVDLGDYGGADHRARATEVATTLSRRAPDEDVRLHVVPGGEVVQTVVEELHDTRMLSLRRAMLAAGEAVAREVSAHSVVTGESLGQKSSQTGANLATTDAAVSIPVHRPLLTVDKTAIVEEARALDTFSDSTLPVGCERVAPSHPETNATVEAVEDAEPDELLSMARAAAADRSVVDLGP; encoded by the coding sequence GTGACCGCGGAGTACGGCACGGTAGTGAACGCCGAGAACGTCGTCGCTGTCGGGTACGGGGACTTCGGGACGAAGAGTAGCGAGGTGCGCGCGAAGATGGCGGAGCGACTCGCCGAGAGCGTCCGCGCCGCCCTCGCCGACGCCGGCCTCTCGGGAACCGTCGAGAGGCGGTGGGCGCGCATCCTCGTCGAGACAGAGGAGGCGGATTCGGTCGCGGAGACGATAGCCACCCTACCGGGCGTCGTCTGGGCGCGACCGGCGGTGCTGGCCGACGCGACGCTCGATTCCGTCTCCGACGCCCTCCGGACGCTCTCGACGGAACGCGGCCACGGGGCCGAGGAGTCGTTCGCCGTCGAGAGTCGCCGCGTCGGCCCGCCCTCGGCGCACCCGTTCTCAAGTCGCGACCTGAAGGTGGAGGGCGGAAGCGCCGTCCAAGCGGAAACCGACGCGCCCGTGGACTTAGACGACCCCGACCGGACGTACAGGGTCGAAGTGCGCGACGACGAGGCGTTCGTCTCCGCCGTCCAGATGGACGGGCCGGGCGGACTCCCCCTCGGCACGCAGGGCCGCGCGGTGGTCCTCCTCAGCGGCGGCATCGACTCGCCCGTCGCGGCGTGGCGGATGATGCGCCGCGGTTGTTCTATCGTGCCGGTGTACGTCGATCTGGGCGACTACGGCGGCGCGGACCACCGCGCCCGCGCGACGGAGGTGGCGACGACGCTCTCGCGGCGCGCGCCCGACGAGGACGTTCGACTCCACGTCGTCCCCGGCGGCGAGGTGGTGCAGACGGTGGTCGAGGAACTGCACGACACGCGGATGCTGTCGCTCCGACGGGCGATGCTCGCCGCCGGCGAGGCAGTGGCCCGCGAGGTGAGCGCACACTCCGTCGTGACGGGCGAGTCCCTCGGACAGAAGTCCTCCCAGACGGGCGCGAACCTCGCCACCACCGACGCCGCCGTCTCGATTCCGGTCCACCGTCCCCTCTTGACGGTGGACAAGACGGCCATCGTCGAGGAGGCGCGCGCCCTCGATACGTTCTCGGACTCGACGCTCCCCGTCGGGTGCGAACGGGTCGCCCCCTCGCACCCGGAGACGAACGCGACGGTGGAGGCGGTCGAAGACGCCGAACCGGACGAACTCCTGTCGATGGCGCGGGCGGCGGCGGCGGACCGGTCCGTCGTGGACCTCGGACCGTAA